A stretch of the Gracilinanus agilis isolate LMUSP501 chromosome 4, AgileGrace, whole genome shotgun sequence genome encodes the following:
- the LOC123243764 gene encoding C-C motif chemokine 4 homolog, whose protein sequence is MKASGAVLTLVLIAAAFWCGDQATVGSNPPVICCFTFTSKKIPPKLVVGYEATTSTCVSDGVILSTRRGLKICANPEEKWVQNIMKLLDDKKTTTESGMTTATAASF, encoded by the exons ATGAAGGCCTCCGGAGCTGTTCTGACCCTGGTTCTCATTGCTGCAGCCTTCTGGTGTGGAGATCAAGCCACTG TGGGTTCTAACCCGCCAGTCATTTGCTGCTTTACCTTCACTAGTAAGAAGATTCCTCCAAAGCTGGTGGTGGGCTATGAGGCTACCACCAGCACCTGTGTCAGTGACGGTGTGAT CCTTTCCACAAGACGAGGCTTGAAAATCTGTGCTAACCCAGAAGAGAAGTGGGTCCAAAATATTATGAAGCTATTAGATGACAAGAAAACCACGACTGAGTCCGGGATGACTACTGCCACTGCTGCTTCATTTTAA